In bacterium, the DNA window TCAGCATTGCCTGATTTAATTTAGGTTGTGCCATTCCACTCACATAGTCATCAACTCTAATTGAGTTCAAATAAAGTTCAATAAATTTTTGTGTGTTGAAATTTTTAAAACGTAAGACGTGTGCGTGATTGTTTACCCAAGTTTTACCTGAAATTGAAAATGCAATTGGATATGTTCTTGCTAATAGATTTGCCCCATCTTCCGAGACACACAGTAAATCTTCATCAAAAATGTAATCAGAAACATAATCAACTATTCCAGAAGCTCCGTAATAAGGTATATCTCCTTTTGTTCTTTTGCTTTGAGTTATAGGTATTCGTTTACTATCTAAGTTTTCACAAACTTCCCCCAACTTCTTTATTTCCCAACCCTTCGGCAGGCTCAGTGTATCACCTTGCTTCACAACAGTTCCAAAATTGAGTAAGTAATATCGTTGCCTTCGAGTACCTCAGGCAACGAGAGCCTCAGGCATCGGGCATTATCGGTGGTTGAGGTTCTCGAAACCACCGTATGTAAGTTCTGTTTATTCATTTAATATCTCTATAGGCTTTTGACAAGTCGGGTAACTTCTCTGTTTGTGAATTAATCAATGCTTCTTTTTTTCTCCTGCTCCAGCCTTGTACTTGTTTCTCTCTGTAAAAGGCCTCGTCAATTCGTTGAAACTCTTCAAAATAAACCAACTTAACGGGTAGTCGTTTTTTGGTATGGTTTGCCCCTTCTCCTTCTTGGTGTTGTGCCAACCTTAACTCCAGATTATTGGTACTTCCGGTGTAATAACTACCATCAGCACATTCCAAAATATACATCCATCCGTTCATATCAAATCTGCAATTCCTTTCAGTATTTCAGCACTTTCTTCGTCCAATGCTTTCATTTCTTCCAAAATCTCGTGTGGTGAGCGCAGTCGAACCACTTCCTTTTTATTCGGGTTTTTTACGCTCAAATCAAAAGTGTTTTGGTCAATGTCTTTCACATTTACCGTCCAAGAGTTTTCACTATCGGCAAAGTTTTTTTGTAGTTCCACAAACTCCGCCAAATCGTTTTCATTCAATGGATTTGTCTTTCCTAAATTGCGGTCGAGGCTCAACTGGTAAAACCAAACCTTTTGTGTGGCTTTGCCTTTTTCAAAAAACAACACTACGGTTTTTACGCCTGCACCAGTAAAGGTGCCACCGGGCAAATCCAACACGGTATGCAGATTGCAATTTTCTAACAAGGTTTTGCGTATGGCAACGGTGGCATTATCGGTATTGCTCAAAAACGTGTTTTTAATAACCACACCTGCCTTGCCACCTGCTTTCAAAATTTTAATAAAGTGCTGCAAAAACAGCGAAGCGGTTTCGCCTGTTTTGATGGGGAAGTTTTGTTGCACTTCGGCACGTTCCTTTCCACCAAATGGCGGATTGGCAAGCACCACATCATAGCGGTCTTTTTCCTGTATGTCGGCAAGGTTTTCAGCAAGCGTGTTGGTGTGTATGATGTTGGGCGCTTCCACACCGTGCAAAATCATATTCATTATGCCAATGATATACGCCAATGATTTTTTCTCTTTGCCGTAAAAGGTGCGTTTTTGCAGTATCTCGGTTTCTTTGGTAGAAAGTCCCTGCCCTGAGCCTGTCGAAGGGGATTTGCTGTTTCGCAAGTAATCGAACGCTTCGCAAAGGAATCCTGCACTACCAACAGCACCGTCATAAATTTTGTTGCCAATTTTAGGGTCAACCACTTTTACAATGGTGGTAATGAGCGGTCGGGGGGTATAGTATTCGCCACCGTTTCGCCCCGCATTGCCCATATTTTTGATTTTGTCTTCATACAAATGGCTCATTTCGTGCTTCTCTGCGTGGGTGCGGAAACGCAACTCGTCAATGCGGTTAATCACTTCACGCAAATTGTAGCCGCTTTGTATGCGGTTTTTCAGTTCACTGAAAATCTCACCAATCTTGTATTCAATGGTGTCGGCACTTTCGGCACTCGTCTTAAACTTTTTCAGGTAAGGAAAGAGTTTGTTGTTTACAAAGTCGGTAAGATCGTCACCTGTCAGGGCTTTGTGGTAGTCCAGTTTTCCGTCTTTGCCTTTTGGCATTGCCCAAGCTGTCCATTGGTATTTTTTATCAATGATAGGCGTGTAGGTCTTGCCTGTAAGTTCAGCAGCTGTGGCTCGGTCTTTCTCCAAGTCGTCCAAATATTTAAGGAACAAAATCCAAGAGGTTTGCTCCACATAATCCAATTCACTGCCGCAACCTGCGTCTTTGTGAAGAATATCGTCTATATTTTTAAAGGTTTGTTCGAACATTATTTATCTCTGTTTTTATCAATTTGTAAAGTTATCATTCTTGTCTGTGCGTAGGCAAAAAAATGGCTCTTTTGGTTTTTGCGAAGGGTCGGCTTGTGTGTCAGGCAAAACCAAATGTACCACTTTTGGGGAGGTACTGTTATAGGGCGTTTTTCTTGTCATTTGTAATAATAATACCAATTGCTTTCGTAGTTTTTGTCAAAATTTTCTTTACTGTCCAAATAAACCTGAATGTCAGTTCTTTTGAAATAATTGAACTCGTCAAATGGTTTTACTAAGTCAAAGTATTTGTCTGCCCAATTCTTTTTAATTTCAGGCTTGTCATATTCTTTAACTTTCTCGTCTGTAAACAAAAAAAAAGTTGGAATAGTAAAACCGATAGATATTGTCCAAATATCTTTGTTATCAAACGACTTAATAAATTCTTCTGTCTTGTTTTGATTTATTTTATATGTCGCTTCTAGTTTTGCAATTGGCTCAAATGCACCATAAGCCACAAAAACATCGTCCGTTAAATAAATTCCGTTCTTTGTTATTTCCGAATATATTTGAAAAGGAACCGTTATTTTTTGAAAGTCCTTGTAGCTTAATTATCTCAGTAAATTTTTCTCCAATTGCTTTTTGTTTCGATTTGTCAAAATATGAAATGTCGTGAGTCAAGAATTTGTTTTTCTCTTTTTCATATTCAAAGCAAATTTGAATTCTTGGTGTTTTATTGTCCACTGTGTCGTAAATAATATTAATCGTTTTTACGTCAAACGTTTTGTCAATCCACTCCGCAAGAGGAGCAAACTCGGGCTTCATCCTTTCTGTCCCAAGGATTATTCGCTTTGTTTGAGTGTACTCTTTGTCAGAAGGTAATATCATTTTGTTGTTGTCGTCTTTTGAAATGCCCTATAACTAGTTTATAGCCCTGATTTTTTCATCCTTATCCAGTAAATATTAGATAGATAAAGATGGTTTTAGGGATTTCTATTATGTTATGTTAGAATGTGCGAGAAAAATTAATAAAGAAAAGATGCGCTTAATCTCTCAGGTACGAACGGCATTTATTTCCCTGTGCCGTCTTCCGCTGATACCGTACGAAAAAATATATAGCCAATTTATGGAATTGGCTATATTTATTTTTATTTGTGCTTATCGGGAAAACTCCTATACGTCATGGTGCGTGGGGGACCCGGTTTAGTACCCTCCGTCTTCGACTTTGCTCAAGACGGAAGGGTTCTCTTTCATCGGTGAGCCAACCCGATAAACACGTTTCCATTTGATAAAAAAATTTAAAACACCGCTGATCTACCAGATGCTGACCCGTTCGTTTTCGGGTCTGTACATCGCGTCGCCGGGCTTGATACCAAAAACTTCGTAAAACTTGACATTATTGGAAAGGGGACCGATGACGCGGTGCTGTGCCGGTGCGTGTACGTCGGACATGATGCGGCTGGCGAGCATTTCCGGGCGCATCTGGATCATCCATGCGTACGCGTACGCGAGGAAATACCTTTCGTCGGGCGTCAGACCGGCTACTTTTTGATTGTTTTTGTATTGGGCAGAGCGTTTGAAAGCATCGTAGCCCAGTTCTACGCCGCCGAGATCGGCGATGTTTTCGCCCAGCGTCGCTTCGCCGCGCAGGTGCATGCTGTCGAGCACCACGTAGTTATTAAACTGCGTCACCAGCATTTTGGTTTTGGCTTCAAAACGGGCGCGGTCTTCTTTGGTCCACCAGTTATTCAGTTTGCCCGTTTCGTCGTATTGGCTGCCCTGATCATCGAAGCCGTGTATGATCTCATGACCAAACGTGCTGCCGCCGATAATACCGTATAAGATCGCATCGTCGGGCATCGTTTTACCAAAACCCGGGACGATGATATTGGCGGCGGGTACCACGATTTCGTTATTGGTCGGATCGTAATACGCATTATACGTTTGCGGGGTGATATTCCACTCCGTGCGATCTACGGGTTTACCGTATTTGCCGATCATGAAGTCAAATTCATACACATTGGCGCGCATCACATTGGCAACATAGGTGTCCCGTTCGACGGACAGACGGCTGTAGTCGCGCCATTGGTCGGGGTGTCCGACTTTCATCGCCATCGTTTGCAGTTTGAGCAAAGCGCGCTCACGTGTCGCGTCACTCATCCAGCTTACTTTTTCGATACGTTCGCGGCATACGTCGCGGATATTATTTCCGATTTCGAGTAATTTTTCTTTGGTACCCTTGGGTAGATATTCCTCTACATAGACCTGGCCGATGACTTCACCCAAAGCGCGATTGGTGCGTTCGACGACGCGTTTCCAGCGCGGTTTCATTTGTTTGACGCCGTACA includes these proteins:
- a CDS encoding GIY-YIG nuclease family protein encodes the protein MNGWMYILECADGSYYTGSTNNLELRLAQHQEGEGANHTKKRLPVKLVYFEEFQRIDEAFYREKQVQGWSRRKKEALINSQTEKLPDLSKAYRDIK
- a CDS encoding N-6 DNA methylase gives rise to the protein MFEQTFKNIDDILHKDAGCGSELDYVEQTSWILFLKYLDDLEKDRATAAELTGKTYTPIIDKKYQWTAWAMPKGKDGKLDYHKALTGDDLTDFVNNKLFPYLKKFKTSAESADTIEYKIGEIFSELKNRIQSGYNLREVINRIDELRFRTHAEKHEMSHLYEDKIKNMGNAGRNGGEYYTPRPLITTIVKVVDPKIGNKIYDGAVGSAGFLCEAFDYLRNSKSPSTGSGQGLSTKETEILQKRTFYGKEKKSLAYIIGIMNMILHGVEAPNIIHTNTLAENLADIQEKDRYDVVLANPPFGGKERAEVQQNFPIKTGETASLFLQHFIKILKAGGKAGVVIKNTFLSNTDNATVAIRKTLLENCNLHTVLDLPGGTFTGAGVKTVVLFFEKGKATQKVWFYQLSLDRNLGKTNPLNENDLAEFVELQKNFADSENSWTVNVKDIDQNTFDLSVKNPNKKEVVRLRSPHEILEEMKALDEESAEILKGIADLI
- a CDS encoding M13 family metallopeptidase, with amino-acid sequence MLRSCFFIAIVCTVMYLGCAPQNVETLPDPLVNNRDSSVTPGQDFFLHANGGWFKRNPIPESESSNGLWLTIGEETRTAVREICEKSAQEAKAPKGSNKQKIGDFYASGMDSAASEKAGITPLKSELDRIDAMKSMSDLAAVAARLHQINGDPIFSFNIYKDDKKPTEYAVALNQGGLGLPDRDYYFKNDERTTGIRAAYQKHLFRNFEIIGETPDQARAFADHIFALEKNLAKASRTLEGLRDPYANYNKMSVAELSKLTPSFDWNVFFQNTGLKNVDSVIVGQPEFFKEVENAVKNTSLDAWKAYLRWSVIGTYAAYLNQALVDENFNFYSKTLYGVKQMKPRWKRVVERTNRALGEVIGQVYVEEYLPKGTKEKLLEIGNNIRDVCRERIEKVSWMSDATRERALLKLQTMAMKVGHPDQWRDYSRLSVERDTYVANVMRANVYEFDFMIGKYGKPVDRTEWNITPQTYNAYYDPTNNEIVVPAANIIVPGFGKTMPDDAILYGIIGGSTFGHEIIHGFDDQGSQYDETGKLNNWWTKEDRARFEAKTKMLVTQFNNYVVLDSMHLRGEATLGENIADLGGVELGYDAFKRSAQYKNNQKVAGLTPDERYFLAYAYAWMIQMRPEMLASRIMSDVHAPAQHRVIGPLSNNVKFYEVFGIKPGDAMYRPENERVSIW